gacaggacagagagacaggacagagagagggacgtacagagagagagagagagacggacggggacagagagaggacacagagaagagagggacggacagagcgagagagggacggacagagcgagagagggacgaacagagagagaggggcggacagagagagaggggcggacagagagagagagggacggacagagagagaggggcgggcagacagagagagagaggggcgggcagacagagagagagaggggcgggcagacagagagagaggggcgggcagacagagagagagaggggcgggcagacagagagagagaggggcggcagacagagagagagaggacggacagagagagagagggacggacagagagagagagggacggacagagagagagagagggacggacagagagagagagggacggacagagagagagagagggacggacagagagagagagagggacggacagagagagagagagggacggacagagagagagggacggacagagagagagagagagacggaacagagagagagaggagagggacggacagagagagagagagaggacggacagagagagagggacggacagagagagagagagggacggacagagagagagagggacggacagagagagagagggacggacagagagagagagggacggacggacagagagagagagacggacagagagagagggacgtacagagagagagagggacgtacagagagagagagggacgtacagagagagagagggacgtacagagagagagggacgtacagagagagagagagggacggacagagagagagagagggacgacagagagagagagaggacggacagagagagagagaggacggacagagagagagagagggacggacagagagagagagggacggacagagagagagagagggacggacagagagagagagagggacggacagagagagagagagggacggacagagagagagagaggacggagggacagagagagagagagggacggacagagagagagagagggacggacagagagagagacggacagagagagagagagagggacggacagagagagagagggacggacagagagagagagacggacggacagagagagagacggacggacagagagagagagacggacggacagagagagacggacggacagagagagagacggacggacagagagtgagagacggacggacagagagtgagagacggacggacagagagtgagagacggacggacagagagtgagagacggacggacagagagtgagagacggacGGACGAGAGTGacgagacggacggacagagagtgagagacggacggacagagagtgagagacggacggacagagagtgagacggagggacaagagagacagggacagagagacaggacagagagacatgtacagagagacgggacagagagagggacggacaagagagagagagggacggacagagagagagagagggacggacagagagagagagagggagcggacagagagagagagaggggcggacacagagagagaggggcggacacagagagaggggcggacagagagagagagggacggacagagagagaggggcggacagacagagagagagggacggacagaagagagggacggacagagagagagggacggacagagagagagaggacggacagagagagggacgacagagagacgagagggacggacgacagagagagagagagagagggacggacagagagagagagagaggggagagggacggacagagagagagagggagagggacggacagagagagagagggacggacggacagagagagagagagagaggggaacggacagagagagagggagagggacggacagagagagagagggagagggacggacagagagagagaggagaggggacggacagagagagagagagagagggacggacagagagagagcgagagagggacggacagagagagagcgagagagggacggacaagagagagcgagagagggacggacagagagagagcgagagggacggacagagagagagagagagggacggaccagagagagagaggacggacagacagagagagagagggacggacagagagagagagggacggacagagagagaggagggacggacagagagagagagagagagggatggacagagagagagagggacggacagagagagagaagagacggacagagagagagagacgacgagagagagagacggaagagaagaggacggacggacagagagagagagaggacggacagagacagagagaagaggggcgacagagagagagagagagagggacggaacagagagagagagagagtgacggcagaagagagaagagagagagagagagagagagaggggacggacagagagagagcagagagagggacggacagagagagagagagagagagggacggaccagagagagagagagagagagagagagagggacggacagagagagagagactgacagagagagagagagggacagagagagaagagacgggacagagagagagagagagagagagagacggacagagagagagagggacggacagagagagagagagaggagagagagagacggacagagagagagagagagagggacagaagagagagagagagagagagagagggacgacaagagagagagagagagagagagagagagagagagacggacagagagagagggacggccagagagagagagggacagagagagagagagagggacggacagagagagagagagagagacagacagagagagagacggacagagagagggagacggacagagagagggagacggacagagagagggagacggacgacaggagagagagagagagagggacggcagagagagagagagagagagagagacggacagagagagagagagagagagagagagacggacagagagagagggacggccagagagagagagggacagagagagagagagagggacggacagagagagagagagagacggacagagagagagagggacggacagagagagagagagagacggacagagagagagacggacagagagagagggacggccagagagagagggacggccagagagagagagggacagagagagagagagagggacggacagagagagagagagagagggacagagagagagacggacagcgagtgagagacggacggacagagagagacggacggacagagagagagacggacagagagagagagggacggacagggacagagagacagggacagagagacagggacagagagacagggacagagagacagggacagagagacgggacagagagacagggacagagagacagggacagagagacagggacagagagacagggacagagagacagggacagagagacagggatgtacagagagacagggatgtacagagagagagagagagagagcgacggacaaggacagagagagggacggacagagagacgggacagagagagggacggacagagagagagagagggacgtacagggacagagagagggacggacagagattgagacagagaccgacaggaagggagagacagggacagagagacaggacaacaTAACGATAGAGATGAATAGTTTCACATGAAGTTAATTTCATATCACATGTAACAAGACAGTTTAGTTACCTGGAGGAAATGGATGTgatcctctgtgtgtgagagctgctCCAGCTCAGTGCTTCTCTTCCTCAGCTCAGCTATCTCCTGCTTCAGTTGCTCCAGGAGTCCTTCAGCTTGACTCACTTGAGCCTTCTCTTGGGCTCTGATCAGCTCCTTCACCTCAGAGCTCCTTCTCTCAATGGAGCGGATCAGCTCAGTAAAGATCTGATCACTGTCCTCCACTGCTGACTGTGCAGAgcgctggagacagagagagagagagagagagagagagacagagagacagagagagagacagagagagagagagagagacagagagagagagagagagagacagaacgaacagagcagaattaggccgatacccactaattatcaaaatccagaaaagagctgttaaattctataaccacctaaaaggaagcgattcccaaaccttccctaacaaatccatcacctacagagagatgaacctggagaagagtcccctaagcaagctggtcctggggctctgttcacaaacacaaacacaccctacagagcaccaggacagcagcacaattagacccaaccaaatcatgagaaaacaaaaagataattacttgacacattggaaagaattaacaaaaaaactgagcaaactagaatgctatttggccctacacagagagtacacagcggcagaatacctgaccactgtgactgacccaaaattaaggaaagctttgactatgtacagactcagtgagcatagccttgctattgagaaaggccaccgtaggcagacatggctctcaagagaagacaggctatgtgctcactgcccacaaaatgaggtggaaactgagctgcacttcctaacctcctgcccaatgtatgaccatattagagagacatatttccctcagattacacagatccacaaagaattcgaaaacaaatccaattttgaaaaactcccatatctactgggtgaaattccacagtgtgccatcacagcagcaagatttgtgacctgttgccacgagaaaagggcaaccagtgaagaacaaacaccattgtaaatacaacccatatttatgcttatttatttgatcttgtgtcctaaaacactgtatatatctataatatgacatttgtaatgtctttattgttctgaaacttctgtatgtgtaatgtttactgttcatttttattgtttatttcactttatatattatctacctcacttgctttggcaatgttaacacatgtttcccatgaaaataaagcccttgaattgaattttgagagagtgagagagtgagagagtgagagagagtgagagagagagagagagagagagtgagagatacagagagagagagagagacagatacagagagagagtcagaacgcCAGGTCCACTAGgcccctcctggacagacaggtacagaacacctcttggtcctgctctactctcctccctcctggacagacaggtagagaacacctcttggtcctgctctactctcctccctcctggacagacaggtacagaacacctcttggtcctgctctactctcctccctcctggacagacaggtacagaacacctcttggtcctgctctactctcctccctcctggacagacaggtacagaacacctcttggtcctgctctactctcctctctcctggacagacaggtacaggacacctcttggtcctgctctactctcctccctcctggacagacaggtacagaacacctcttggtcctgctctactctcctccctcctggacagacaggtacagaacacctcttggtcctgctctcctctcctccctcctggacagacaggtacagaacacctcttggtcctgctctactctcctccctcctggacagacaggtacagaacacctcttggtcctgctctactctcctccctcctggacagacaggtacagaacacctcttggtcctgctctactctcctccctcctggacagacaggtagagaacacctcttggtcctgctctactctcctccctcctggacagacaggtacagaacacctcttagtcctgctctactctcctccctcctggacagacaggtacagaacacctcttggtcctgctctactctcctccctcctggacagacaggtacagaacacctcttggtcctgctctactctcctccctcctggacagacaggtacagaacacctcttggtcctgctctactctcctccctcctggacagacaggtacagaacacctcttggtcctgctctactctcctccctcctggacagacaggtacagaacacctcttggtcctgctctactctcctccctcctggacagacaggtagagaacacctcttggtcctgctctactctcctccctcctggacagacaggtacaggacacctcttggtcctgctctactctcctccctcctggacagacaggtacagaacacctcttggtcctgctctactctcctccctcctggacagacaggtacagaacacctcttggtcctgctctactctcctccctcctggacagacaggtacagaacacctcttggtatatcatatatatatatatatatatatctcatatCATCATTCAGAACTTTAACCTCTTTGGGACGTCCAGCCTGTTTGACAAAGATAAAGAaatatttttttctaatttttgCAGCCATTACTGGCAAAATaatcaaatgtaatgttttttacCAAAAACTCCGACATGGAAAGCAGAAAGCTGTGATCAATTAAATACAACGTTAACTAGATGTTATCTATGTCATTTATAGCCTGGCACAGATAGTAAAACTATATTAAATACAACGTTAACTAGATATTATCTGTGTCATTTATAGCCTGGTACAGATAGTAAAACTACATTAAATACAACGTTAACTAGATATTATCTGTGTCATTTATAGCCTGGCACAGATAGTAAAACTACTGTAGCGAcccgcacagacagctgtgtgttatgtgttcggCTAGTAgctggttgtgttgtacttaccagttcccagtgttcgcggggtccgacatgccaatcaacctgctatctgccaatcacaGGAATGCCTGGGATGTTCTGATGCCGGGCATCCTGGTGGTTGGCGGAGTGGCGTGGAGGGGGCGGGGCATTGGAAGTTAAGGTTcagcctttgttctctctcttccgtCTGGGCTTCACAAGAGAAGGTCCCGATTGGCTTGTGGGGTATctttcatttatttggcgtgagctaaggccaaacagtagcctgtgtaaagttgctaataaaccgtcaattcgtaactcaatcctctgtctggacaattgttcctttatgatctagtcaggtcattacactACATTAAATACAACGTTAACTAGATATCATCGCCACATAACTTATGTCGAATTTAAAAGACACCGTTACCCTTAGTAACGTCTGTTACACTGTAACTTACAGGCAGCCTCACATAAAAACCTATTGGTTAACAAAGCTTTGATTATGACCAAAGTCTATAGTAgtgaaaactctctctctctattctaactTACCACACATTCACATCACTGCCTCGACATGAATGTGTCCTGTCAGAGCCGTTTCCTGTCCGTTAACTGTTAACAGGCTCGAGCCACAGCTTAACCAATGAGCTACAAGGAGGACTGACAGTCACGAGCGGtgcagcagcctctgcagcagcAGCTTCCCCCGGGTCCTAGTGCCCGCCCGGTAAGACGGTTAAGATGCGATGGTTGACGGAGagaaaataaatcacagagaaaATATATTGACTGATATATTGAATTGTTTAGGGAAGCTTTAGCTTTGGCTTTAATACATTCTGAAAATACTTGAAAACCAAAAGAGAAAAGAATAGAAGCCCTCCTCAGGAACAACAAAACCCTCACAGACCAACTTCTTCTTCTATGATATAATGGAGGTCCTCAAACCAACGTTAAAGGTGCATGGCGCCACCTACTGTTCTGGAGTGTGTTCAATCATGGTTTACACCACTCTAAATCCTCCTACCTAACTCAGTACTTCTGAGAAAATAAAAGAGTCCTACTAACTTCTAATAGACCCTCCCCCATCCCCCAAATCCCTTCCAAACTCCCCCAACCCCGTCCAACCCCAATGACACTtcaatctttccctctcttcaacATCCTGACAACAATATCACAACACATACAAGTCTTGATATGAACTCAACTAACCGATgaccccgtgcattgactctgtaccggttcccacctgtatatagtctgttTTTAGTCTCACTAatgttactgctgctctttaattacttgcaAGTCTTGATATTTCACTGAAAGGcaaaaacacctgttgtattcagcgcatgtgactaataataatataatgatgaTAATACTAAGTAACACCcttccaactaaccctacactcattaaaaacccACTACCCCATTCCACTACAATGCAGACACCATGACAACGACCTGGGAGGACGggacaccaccactcaacacCCCCTGgaactcttctgaagtcaaatctcaTATGACCAAATACTTCTCTGGTTCTGAACTCTTCTCCACACCTTCTACCTCACTGAACTCTCCCTCATTCATTTCCATTTCACCTCCAGAACTCAGTCTGGGGCATGACTCTGTTTGCACTTGaattataacatttgaaatgtctctattaatTTGAAAATTATTGTtgtttaatgtttactgttcattcatgattgtttattatctacttcacttgctttggcatagtaaagatatgtttcccatgccaataaagacctttgaattgaattgagagagaaagagctccATATTAATGTATAGGGGACATGAGTCGTCATGGTTACTCATGGTTATGTGATGAGGCAGCCCAGTCGGTTACATGAACCAGTCTATTCTCTGAAAGGGGTCCAGACAGCCTGTTCCCAACAGTGGGGTCAGTGGGATTGGATaggggcccctctctctctctgactggagGAGAGAAGTGAAATGGTGTGTCTCCTCTGGTCAACAATACTCACCTTGAAAGACTCCACAGCCTGTTGGAGCTCCttcagctccttctctctctcctggaatCTCTGCTGGACCTTCTGCTGACTCATCCCCAGCTGCCTCTGTGGAGAATCACTCTTCAATGAGCTATCAAGCTTTATTAGTCCAGTAGATCAATAGTATAGTAATGTGACATAGGACCCATAGAGAGGAAGGTCTACAATCCTGACGAAGTCCCTTTACAATATAATATTATGTTGCTATGTGAATCATTATAGTTTTAATGGTAGGCCTACATGTATCAAGGGGTTGAGACTGAACTTTGGACTCATAAAAGGCCATTCAGAATGATAATAGTGTTTGACTTTAGAAAATGGTGATACATTTGTGGCAAACTCAATATACTCAAGGTTTGTGTTCATATTTGTGGATCCATTTCatattgtatataatataatgatcTCATATTCAAACAGATTTAGTTCCTACTGTATCTTTAATTCTTTGTTTATCAGACAGCCACCAACAAGTTGTTCTGGTCTTACCTGTTTCTCAGTCCTCTCTGCTGCAGCTGACACTGTATCATGGCCTTTATGTTCATCCATTGTACACAGATAACAGATACACTGCTGATCGGTACGACAGTAAACCTCCAGCAGTTTGTCATGATGAGAGCAGATCTTCTCCTGTAGTTGTGCCGTGGCTTTGACCAGCTTGTGCTTCTTGAAAGCAGGAGATTCATAGTGAGGTTGGAGGTGAGTTTCACAGTAAGAGGCCAGACACGCCAGACAGGACATGAGGGCTTTCTGCTTTCTGGTCCCAGTGCAGACATCACACACCACATCTCCAGGTCCAGCATAGCACAGAGCAGGAGGGGGAGCAGCCTGGAGTCCTGTCTTCCTCAGTTTCTCAACCAGCTCAGCCAACATGTTATTTTTCCTCAGATTAGGCCTTGGAATGAAGGTCTCTCTGCACTGAGGACAGCTATAGACCCCTTTCAGATCATCCTGATCCCAGCAGCCCTCAATACAGATTCTACAGTAACTGTGTCCACAGATAGTAGTGACCGGCTCCTTCAGtagatccagacagacagaacaacagaacTGGTCCTGGTCCAGCAGAACTCCCTGTTGAGCCATTTGGACGGTTGTTCACTCTCtcacagacagacgacagagagGCTCAGATCAGTTTCGTTTCCTCAGAAGAGAGTTTGTGGGAAGGAGAGGGACTTCCTGGTTCTGCCAGAGGGAGGGGTTAGCggaatggaggaagagagagaggaactgcaTGCAACAGCAAGAGGGAGACAAATAGTTTTGTTCCAAGTTTAGAGCCCTTAAGAAATACTAAAGAAAACAACTGTTATTTAAAACTTAAGTCAGTAGTTAACCGGATATTGAGCACTGAGCTGAGATCTTCCATTCTCCTCTGCGCTGGTTACACTTCTTTTATATATAGTGAACTTAATTTCATATTTCATTTCAATAACACATTTCTACTTCCTCAATCGGCCTCTGAGGAGGTTTtacttctctacctgaccgtctcattacaacaggctgccctggtgggtctgatacaggagtgtctgggcttctctacctgacagtctcattacaacaggctgccctggtgggtctgatacaggagtgtctgggcttctctacctgacggtctcattacaacaggctgccctggtgggtctgatacaggagtgtctggtcttctctacctgaccgtctcattacaacaggctgccctggtgggtctgatacaggagtgtctgggcttctctcccTGACcgcctcattacaacaggctgccctggtgggtctgatacaggagtgtctgggcttctctcccTGACcgcctcattacaacaggctgccctggtgggtctgatacaggagtgtctgggcttctctacctgaccgtctcattacaacaggctgccctggtgggtctgatacaggagtgtctgggcttctctacctgaccgtctcattacaacaggctgccctggtgggtctgatacaggagtgtctgggcttctctacctgaccgtctcattacaacaggctgccctggtgggtctgatacaggagtgtctgggcttctctacctgaccgtctcattacaacaggctgccctggtgggtctgatacaggagtgtctgggcttctctacctgaccgtctcattacaacaggctgccctggtgggtctgatacaggagtgtctgggcttctctacctgaccgtctcattacaacaggctgccgtggtgggtctgatacaggagtgtctgggcttctctacctgaccgcctcattacaacaggctgccctggtggttctgatacaggagtgtctgggcttctctacctgaccgtctcattacaacaggctgccctggtggttctgatacaggagtgtctgggcttctctacctgaccctctcattacaacaggctgccctggtgggtctgatacaggagtgtctgggcttctctacctgaccgtctcattacaacaggctgccctggtgggtctgatacaggagtgtctgggcttgtctacctgaccgtctcattacaacaggctgccctggtgggtctgatacaggagtgtctgggcttctctacctgaccgtctcattacaacaggctgccctggtggttctgatacaggagtgtctgggcttctctacctgaccctctcattacaacaggctgccctggtgggtctgatacaggagtgtctgggcttctctacctgaccgtctcattacaaaaagctgccctggtgggtctgacacaggaatgtctgggcttctctacctgaccgtctcattacaacaggctgccctggtgggtctgatacaggagtgtctgggcttgtctacctgaccgtctcattacaacaggctgccctggtgggtctgatacaggagtgtctgggcttctctacctgaccctctcattacaacaggctgccctggtgggtctgatacaggagtgtctgggcttctctacctgaccaactcattacaacaggctgccctggtgggtctgatacaggagtgtcttggcttctctacctgaccctctcaGTACAACAgggtgccctggtgggtctgacacaggagtgtctgggcttctctacccgaccgtctcattacaacaggctgccctggtgggtctgatacaggagtgtctgggcttctctacctgaccgtctcagtacaacaggctgccctggtgggtctgatacaggagtgtctgggcttctctacctgaccgtctcattacaacaggctgccctggtgggtctgacacaggagtgtctgggcttctctacctgaccgcctcattacaacaggctgccctggtgggtctgatacaggagtgtctgggcttctctacctgaccgtctcagtacaacaggctgccctggtgggtctgatacaggagtgtctgggcttctctacctgaccgtctcattacaacaggctgccctggtggatctgatacaggagtgtctgggcttctctacctgaccctctcattacaacaggctgccctggtgggtctgatacaggagtgtctgggcttctctatcTGAcggtctcattacaacaggctgccctggtgggtctgatacaggagtgtctgggcttctctcccTGACcgcctcattacaacaggctgccctggtgggtctgatacaggagtgtctgggcttctctacctgaccgtctcattacaacaggctgccctggtgggtctgatacaggagtgtctgggcttctctacctgaccgtctcattacaaaaagctgccctggtgggtctgacacaggagtgtctgggcttctct
The sequence above is drawn from the Oncorhynchus kisutch isolate 150728-3 unplaced genomic scaffold, Okis_V2 scaffold1450, whole genome shotgun sequence genome and encodes:
- the LOC116366329 gene encoding E3 ubiquitin/ISG15 ligase TRIM25-like isoform X1, giving the protein MAQQGVLLDQDQFCCSVCLDLLKEPVTTICGHSYCRICIEGCWDQDDLKGVYSCPQCRETFIPRPNLRKNNMLAELVEKLRKTGLQAAPPPALCYAGPGDVVCDVCTGTRKQKALMSCLACLASYCETHLQPHYESPAFKKHKLVKATAQLQEKICSHHDKLLEVYCRTDQQCICYLCTMDEHKGHDTVSAAAERTEKQRQLGMSQQKVQQRFQEREKELKELQQAVESFKRSAQSAVEDSDQIFTELIRSIERRSSEVKELIRAQEKAQVSQAEGLLEQLKQEIAELRKRSTELEQLSHTEDHIHFLQVTKLSCYM
- the LOC116366329 gene encoding E3 ubiquitin/ISG15 ligase TRIM25-like isoform X2, with the protein product MAQQGVLLDQDQFCCSVCLDLLKEPVTTICGHSYCRICIEGCWDQDDLKGVYSCPQCRETFIPRPNLRKNNMLAELVEKLRKTGLQAAPPPALCYAGPGDVVCDVCTGTRKQKALMSCLACLASYCETHLQPHYESPAFKKHKLVKATAQLQEKICSHHDKLLEVYCRTDQQCICYLCTMDEHKGHDTVSAAAERTEKQRQLGMSQQKVQQRFQEREKELKELQQAVESFKTEEREQRLNLNFQCPAPSTPLRQPPGCPASEHPRHSCDWQIAG